The DNA segment TCGTGCCGGATTTGCCGGCTGTCGACATGCCGGAAATTTTCGCGGCCGTACCGGTGGAGTTTAAGCTGACGCCCGGCGTTGCGTACATGCGGTTGCTTTCCACCACATCGGTCATGGCATCCGTTAAGAGGAAGGCCGTGGAATCCTTGAGGACGCGCCTGGTTTCCGGCTCGTTTTCCAAGAGGACTTTTCCATTGTGGTCTAAAATCTTCGTAAAGAAGACAGGCTTCGTGTACATGCCGCCGTTGGCGATGGTGGCGTAAGCAGCCGTCAGCTCCAGATTGGAGACGCCTTTCGTAATGCCGCCGAGAGCCGTTGCCGCGTTGTAGTCGGTGTCCGTGAGGGACGTGATGCCGAAATTCCTCGCGTATTCCACGCCGAGCTGCGGCGTCACAGTCTCCATCAGGCAGCGGACGGCAACGATGTTCATGGAATAGGTGATGCCGTCGCGGATCGTTGCATAGCCGAAATAGCCGCGGCTGGAATACCAGTTCCGGAAGGTCTTTGTGCCGACGGTATAAGGCGCGTCGTAGTAAACCGTGCTTAAGGTTGCGCCGCAGGCATCCAGGGCCGGCGCGAAGGCCGTGATAACCTTAAAGGTGGAGCCCGGCTGGCGCAGGGTGTTGGTGGCGCGGTTTAAGGAGAGGCTTACTTCCTTTTCGCCGCGGCCGCCGCTGATGGCCTTCACATAGCCGGTATTGTGATCCATAAGGACGAAGGACGCCTGGGGCTGGAGGATAAAGTAGACCGATTCGCCGAGAATCGTGTCGCCTTCGCCGGTCATGGCCTCCCGATACTGATCCACGGCAGCCTGGGCTTCTTCCTTGCTGTCAAATAAGCCGTTGAAGGAGCTTTGCCCTAAGTCGTTTCGGATGTATTTTGCCATGCTCTCGTCCGAATAGTGGGTCGTCGTCCCGTCGGCATGCTGGATCGAAAGCCGGTAGTCAAGGGAGTAATAAGCGACAGTGTAGTTGTCGGGATTGCTGATCTCCTCGTCGACGATGGCCTGGAGATCAGGATCCTGTGTCGTGTAAATCTCGAGGCCGCCGGAGTAGAGCAGGTTGTAGGCCTGGGTCTCCGTGTAGCCGAGCTGTTCCTGGAGCGCCGTCATGACCTGTTCGATCAGCTCGTCCGTAAAATAGGTGAACGGGCTGTCGTTTTCCTGTGTCACGAGATCCACGTTTTTGATCCTGGAGTAAACATCGTCAGCCAGGGCTTCCTCCTGATCCTCTTTGGAGATTTTACCCTGCTCGTACATGTACTGGAGGATGACGCGGCGCTTTTCCTCGTTGTTCTTCTGGCCATTTTCCGAAAGCGGATTGAACCGCGAGGGGTTCTGGGTGATGCCGGCGATGACCGTTGCCTCGGAAAGAGTCAGCTCCGAGACGTCCTTGTCAAAATACCGCTTGGCCGCCGCCTTGACGCCCAGGGTGTTGTTTCCGAGGTTGATGGTATTCAAATAGTTCTTCATGATGAGCTCTTTGCTCATGATCTGTTCCAGCTGGACGGCCAGGTACCACTCCTGGATTTTCCGCTCCAGCTGTTCCCCGAAGGTATCCTCGTTTCCGCCGGAGAATACGTTGTTTTTGATGAGCTGCTGTGTGATGGTGCTGCCGCCGCCGGCGCTGCTGTCGCCGGTGAGGACGCCGACCACGGCCCTCATGATGGAGCGCAGGTCGATTCCCTTATGCTGCCAGAACCTGGCGTCTTCGATGGCGACGAAGGCGTCAATCAGGCATTGGGGCAGTTCCTCGTAGGACGCCTCAAGACGGTTGGCACCGGACTTGACGATGGTTTCCGTCAGGTTCCCTTTGCTGTCATATACCATTGTGGCAAAGCCGCTCGGCTCGATGCTGGCCACATCAATTTCCGGGGCAGAATCCAGGATCCCCTTGAATACGCCGTAGCCTAAGCTGGCACCAAGGATCACGCAGAGCGAGCAGACGATGAAAATCAGCTTCAGAAAAAAGAGGATGAACTTCGTCTGCACCTTCTCGGCCCTGGAATTGATCTGCCGCAGCTTTCTTGCCACTTCATCTTTTCCATAATTCATTCAGGAAGCCTCCTTTATCATTTCCTCATTATAGCAAAGTTTTTTCCAATAATAAATAGTTATTGTGGAAAAGATTGGTTTGTATTATGATATTTTTGACACCTGAGTGGGAAGTTATGAAGACTTTTTTACGGTATTTGGAAAAAACAGGTCATAAATATAAAAAAACAATAAACCGCAGGAAACGCGGGGAGTTTTAAGGGAGGAAGCCAGATGGGAGACAGCTATAAAATTCTCTATGCAGGAGGCGAAAATGAGATCGTGGAAAAGAAGTCCAGGTTCATCGCCACGCTCCGGCCGGTGAATTCGGAGGAGGAGGCCGCCGCCTTTATTGCGGAAATGAAAAAGAAATACTGGGATGCCAGCCATAACTGTTCGGCTTTTACAATAGGAAGGAACCATGAGCTCACCAGGTGCAGCGATGACGGAGAGCCGGCCCAGACGGCAGGGCGGCCCATGCTTGACGTGCTTCTCGGCGAGGACATCCATAACGTCTGCGCTGTGGTGACGCGGTATTTCGGCGGCACGCTTCTCGGGACCGGCGGCCTTGTGCGGGCGTACTCCGGCGCCGTAAAGGCCGGGCTTTCGGCCGCCTGCGTGGTGGAGAAAAAGAGGGGCTTTCGCATGGAGGTGGAGACGGCTTACGGCGGTGTTGGGAAAATCCAGTACCTTTTGGGACAGGCCGGGATCACGGTGCTCGACAGCTCCTACACCGATAAGGTGACGTATTCCCTGCTGGTTCCGGCCGCCCAGTACGACGCCCTGGCCGCCGACATCACCGAGGGGACAAACGGGACGGCAAAGCTTCTAAAGGGTGACGAGACCTGGTATGGCCTTTTAAATAAAGAGACAATTATTTTTGAGTCATAA comes from the Eubacteriaceae bacterium Marseille-Q4139 genome and includes:
- a CDS encoding transglycosylase domain-containing protein; the protein is MNYGKDEVARKLRQINSRAEKVQTKFILFFLKLIFIVCSLCVILGASLGYGVFKGILDSAPEIDVASIEPSGFATMVYDSKGNLTETIVKSGANRLEASYEELPQCLIDAFVAIEDARFWQHKGIDLRSIMRAVVGVLTGDSSAGGGSTITQQLIKNNVFSGGNEDTFGEQLERKIQEWYLAVQLEQIMSKELIMKNYLNTINLGNNTLGVKAAAKRYFDKDVSELTLSEATVIAGITQNPSRFNPLSENGQKNNEEKRRVILQYMYEQGKISKEDQEEALADDVYSRIKNVDLVTQENDSPFTYFTDELIEQVMTALQEQLGYTETQAYNLLYSGGLEIYTTQDPDLQAIVDEEISNPDNYTVAYYSLDYRLSIQHADGTTTHYSDESMAKYIRNDLGQSSFNGLFDSKEEAQAAVDQYREAMTGEGDTILGESVYFILQPQASFVLMDHNTGYVKAISGGRGEKEVSLSLNRATNTLRQPGSTFKVITAFAPALDACGATLSTVYYDAPYTVGTKTFRNWYSSRGYFGYATIRDGITYSMNIVAVRCLMETVTPQLGVEYARNFGITSLTDTDYNAATALGGITKGVSNLELTAAYATIANGGMYTKPVFFTKILDHNGKVLLENEPETRRVLKDSTAFLLTDAMTDVVESNRMYATPGVSLNSTGTAAKISGMSTAGKSGTTTANNDIWFVGYTPYYTAGIWSGCDDNQKISAIGSTTSYHKAIWKNIMTRVHEGLADTGFPVPSSVETAQVCRKSGMLASPGVCQSDPRGNAVETEYFAKGTVPTEVCNHHVRITVCSASGGRPTEYCPADTRVSGTFMVLPEGETGATDDSRYAIPGYCNVHTAASTIITPGETDPAGTVTPITPEPTSPLGPGYIPISPQ
- a CDS encoding YigZ family protein — its product is MGDSYKILYAGGENEIVEKKSRFIATLRPVNSEEEAAAFIAEMKKKYWDASHNCSAFTIGRNHELTRCSDDGEPAQTAGRPMLDVLLGEDIHNVCAVVTRYFGGTLLGTGGLVRAYSGAVKAGLSAACVVEKKRGFRMEVETAYGGVGKIQYLLGQAGITVLDSSYTDKVTYSLLVPAAQYDALAADITEGTNGTAKLLKGDETWYGLLNKETIIFES